A single genomic interval of Longimicrobium sp. harbors:
- a CDS encoding ATP-binding protein — translation MSEPFASVPHDARGHLGLVFYEAVLGVVAYASARAAASGQDPAAPLAEHPFLEGYLAELAPHLDPDAPWDQAVAGVGALRAGWEAAADGAWLPLLALRDAARGIGDEHVLALVMAGLIEEDARFGDVFEAAQAPGGGRRPAVALVHEVVRITRPGLSGDGWTLCRPLLEAGLVEIANPDAPRAAWQMRVPAALWTALRGETPAEPLPGVRHYPAGSFMPLAGMVLDGEVRARLVELTALLAAGEARVVVVRGLPGSERLEVLGAVAGALGRGILEARPEAGAGADVSRVLGPLATLTHAVPVFAPDLGPGETFETPEWRGYTGPLGVVAGHDGGVGGTAAENALTLNLPPDAPALRLLHWERALPLAGGAQREHLARSLTLGGRYIRRTAELARGYAALDRRPAVTPDDVRAAARAINRQQLDTLAQRLGDGGGWDRLVLHASTLDELGHLERRCRHRERLLEALSDGFPGGLNRGVRALFQGPSGTGKTLAARVLASALGLDVYRVDLASIVNKYIGETEKNLSRVLARAEDLDVVLLLDEGDSLMGKRTEVKSANDRWANLETNYLLQRLDTYSGILIVTTNAPGSIDSAFQRRMDAVVSFHVPDVEERVHLWHLHLPPDHLVPYEAVEDAAARYELAGGQIRNAAVHAGLLALGRPDGRLREADLRAAIEAEYRKAGASFPRLRGEPADRGGAMAAFLGAIH, via the coding sequence GTGAGCGAGCCCTTCGCCTCCGTTCCGCACGACGCCCGCGGCCACCTGGGGCTGGTGTTCTACGAGGCCGTGCTGGGCGTGGTGGCGTACGCCTCCGCCCGCGCCGCCGCGTCGGGCCAGGACCCCGCCGCGCCGCTGGCCGAGCATCCCTTCCTGGAGGGATACCTTGCCGAGCTGGCGCCGCACCTGGACCCGGACGCGCCGTGGGACCAGGCGGTGGCGGGCGTGGGCGCCCTGCGCGCCGGGTGGGAGGCCGCCGCGGACGGTGCCTGGCTTCCGCTGCTGGCCCTGCGCGACGCCGCGCGCGGCATCGGCGACGAGCACGTGCTGGCGCTGGTGATGGCGGGGCTGATCGAGGAGGACGCCCGCTTCGGCGACGTGTTCGAGGCCGCGCAGGCACCCGGAGGCGGCCGCCGCCCCGCGGTGGCGCTGGTGCACGAGGTGGTGCGGATCACCCGGCCCGGGCTGTCGGGGGATGGATGGACGCTCTGCCGGCCGCTGCTGGAGGCCGGGCTGGTGGAGATCGCCAACCCCGACGCCCCGCGCGCCGCGTGGCAGATGAGGGTGCCGGCCGCGCTGTGGACGGCGCTGCGCGGCGAAACGCCGGCCGAGCCGCTCCCCGGTGTGCGCCACTATCCCGCGGGCTCGTTCATGCCGCTCGCCGGGATGGTGCTGGACGGCGAGGTGCGCGCCCGCCTGGTGGAATTGACGGCGCTGCTGGCGGCGGGCGAGGCGCGCGTGGTCGTGGTGCGCGGGCTGCCGGGAAGCGAGCGGCTGGAGGTGCTGGGCGCCGTGGCCGGCGCGCTGGGCCGCGGCATTCTGGAGGCGCGCCCCGAGGCCGGCGCCGGCGCCGACGTCAGCCGCGTGCTGGGGCCGCTGGCCACGCTGACCCACGCGGTACCCGTCTTTGCGCCGGACCTGGGGCCGGGCGAAACCTTCGAGACCCCCGAGTGGCGCGGCTACACCGGCCCGCTGGGCGTCGTCGCGGGGCACGACGGCGGCGTGGGAGGCACGGCCGCCGAAAACGCGCTGACCCTGAACCTGCCGCCCGACGCGCCCGCGCTGCGGCTGCTGCACTGGGAGCGGGCCCTTCCGCTGGCCGGCGGCGCGCAGCGCGAGCACCTGGCCCGCTCGCTGACCCTGGGCGGGCGCTACATCCGCCGCACCGCCGAGCTGGCCCGCGGCTACGCGGCGCTGGACCGGCGCCCCGCCGTGACCCCCGACGACGTGCGGGCGGCGGCGCGGGCCATCAACCGCCAGCAGCTGGACACCCTGGCCCAGCGCCTGGGCGACGGCGGGGGGTGGGACCGGCTGGTTCTCCACGCATCCACCCTGGACGAGCTGGGCCACCTGGAGCGCCGCTGCCGCCACCGCGAGCGGCTGCTGGAGGCGCTGTCGGACGGGTTTCCCGGCGGGCTGAACCGCGGCGTACGCGCGCTGTTCCAGGGCCCCAGCGGCACGGGAAAGACGCTGGCGGCGCGGGTGCTGGCGTCGGCGCTGGGACTGGACGTGTACCGCGTGGACCTGGCGAGCATCGTCAACAAGTACATCGGCGAGACGGAAAAGAACCTCAGCCGCGTGCTGGCCCGGGCCGAGGACCTGGACGTGGTGCTGCTGCTGGACGAGGGCGACTCGCTGATGGGCAAGCGCACGGAGGTGAAGTCGGCCAACGACCGCTGGGCCAACCTGGAAACCAACTACCTGCTCCAGCGGCTGGACACCTACAGCGGCATCCTGATCGTCACCACCAACGCGCCGGGGTCCATCGACAGCGCCTTTCAGCGGCGGATGGACGCGGTGGTCAGCTTTCACGTTCCCGACGTGGAGGAGCGGGTGCACCTGTGGCACCTTCACCTGCCGCCGGACCACCTGGTGCCCTACGAGGCGGTGGAGGACGCCGCCGCGCGCTACGAGCTGGCGGGCGGGCAGATCCGCAACGCCGCGGTGCACGCCGGGCTGCTGGCCCTGGGCCGCCCGGACGGCCGGCTGCGCGAGGCGGACCTGCGGGCCGCCATCGAGGCCGAGTACCGCAAGGCCGGTGCAAGCTTCCCCCGCCTGCGCGGCGAGCCGGCCGACCGTGGCGGAGCCATGGCGGCGTTCCTCGGCGCCATCCACTGA
- a CDS encoding eCIS core domain-containing protein, translating into MARPAGIQLKPVIGAADDPYEREADRVADQVAGGPAASPPRITPLTPGALRPVQRATAGDPTHRGEVKERSRSSIPTALVQRATAGDRTDHDDPAVEAAPPRANGVVQRATAPAGRKRGDPEMEDAAARAIARRGPGAPLVPGVRALIEARLGVDLGHVRVHTDAEARRATGALGARAFAHGSDIWLGRGENPADARLVAHEATHVVQQGAAAQPAAQGAVSPVVQRKAAAPAPPREDVETDPRKRTPVAASGTSVAAAGAAAPPAAPAGTPAADRPAAAAEQTASAVAAALGAVEVPPAAVESAARDEREVAELEAREKAPDGAAEAGAAPAAEKGDADPATAGAAAGAAEKGQQAPRAPTDDPAFRRVLGRTRTAAQRQGHNSAARKKAAEAQAAASGPPNEVASQAKAAQVGKMAAQEPRPFDRAGFKAALLAKVAQITPSTQKDADEFKSQNKAASIKGAVTGQVKESGDAAQGPVKQATEEAPDTSVATPKVVQPLPPTEAGAPPPPLAAEQAAPKPRAESEVSLQAESRGLDEQMSSAGVTDEQLEKSNEPEFQGALGAKNEAKAHAEAAPAAYRAQEGAILDGAQAQARDAAAAQTAGMHATRQDQLGQVVGAQQDTRTDDERKRAEVSQHVEEIYARTKEKAEARLTALDTEVGTIFDRGAEAARKDFEAYVDDRMTDYKIRRYLLMPGGSLLWIKDQFLDLPDEVNVFYVEGRNRYIASMDAVIDEVSVAVETGLAQAQAIITAGLQEVREYVDSLPADLRGVGDQAADRIQEKFDALRQTVDQKRDQLIDSLAQKYVDNLQKVDARINEMKEANKGLVTKAKEAVQGVIDTIINLKNMLMGVLARAAGVIDKIIQDPIGFVGNLVAGVNAGLSAFMGNIGTHLQKGLMEWLFGALAQAGITMPASFDLKGILSLVLQVLGLTYANIRARAVGILGEAVVARLEQVAEIFKVLITEGPAGLWKWIQDKLADLKTTVIEGIKSFVIEKVITAGITWIIGLMNPASAFVKAAKAIYDIVMFFVNRGSQIMSLVNAVLDSMEAIANGAIGGMAAKVEAALAKAVPVAIGFLASLLGLGDLGDRIKAIIQKIQAPINSAIDWVIHQAVKLVKAVGGLFGGKGKKEDDKKDETADPEHDAKVEVGLAAVRATEAKLVKDDNISRKEAEQVAATVKAQHPIFKKLEVVDGGDKWSYHWEASPGGNVPTGVGKAEAAGDIIYVSVLSAPPPHSRSAIGAMPAISPGLSADSMHKSAPRVFEQEVGVALADDQGLPHPQAYTPSGASKRDNMPGLTNTTTRLPPAPVLAHDPKANLGGGRNSDDMYRRPDWVLFSPNGLPQLEVFEVTLDAAFRIPEGGRDASPGAPAHKRVQVAATVFALATRYPNVPIIYNIRASKPPSPEAKAHLEREIAQLKKGNVDVQIIWRMG; encoded by the coding sequence ATGGCGCGGCCGGCCGGAATCCAGCTGAAGCCCGTCATCGGCGCGGCGGACGACCCGTACGAGCGCGAGGCCGACCGCGTTGCCGACCAGGTGGCGGGCGGCCCCGCCGCCTCGCCACCCCGCATCACCCCCCTCACTCCCGGCGCCCTCCGCCCCGTGCAGCGCGCCACGGCCGGCGACCCCACGCACCGCGGCGAGGTGAAGGAGCGCTCGCGCTCGTCCATTCCCACGGCCCTGGTGCAGCGCGCCACCGCGGGCGACCGCACGGACCACGACGATCCGGCCGTGGAGGCCGCCCCGCCCCGGGCGAACGGCGTCGTCCAGCGCGCCACGGCCCCCGCGGGACGAAAGCGCGGCGATCCGGAGATGGAGGATGCGGCGGCGCGCGCCATCGCCCGCCGCGGGCCCGGCGCGCCCCTGGTTCCCGGCGTCCGCGCGCTGATCGAAGCGCGGCTCGGGGTGGACCTGGGCCACGTGCGCGTGCACACGGACGCGGAGGCCCGGCGCGCCACCGGCGCGCTGGGCGCGCGCGCGTTCGCGCACGGCAGCGACATCTGGCTGGGCCGCGGCGAGAACCCGGCGGACGCGCGGCTGGTCGCGCACGAGGCCACGCACGTCGTGCAGCAGGGGGCGGCCGCCCAGCCGGCGGCGCAGGGCGCGGTGAGTCCGGTCGTCCAGCGCAAGGCGGCGGCGCCCGCGCCGCCCCGGGAGGACGTGGAGACGGACCCCCGGAAGCGCACCCCCGTAGCCGCGTCCGGCACGTCCGTGGCCGCCGCGGGTGCCGCCGCCCCGCCCGCGGCGCCGGCCGGCACTCCCGCCGCGGACCGTCCGGCCGCCGCGGCCGAGCAGACGGCGTCCGCCGTAGCGGCGGCGCTCGGCGCGGTAGAGGTGCCTCCCGCGGCGGTGGAATCCGCCGCCCGCGACGAGCGCGAGGTGGCGGAGCTGGAAGCGCGGGAAAAGGCGCCGGACGGAGCCGCCGAAGCCGGGGCCGCACCGGCCGCGGAGAAGGGCGACGCGGACCCGGCTACCGCCGGTGCCGCAGCCGGCGCGGCGGAAAAGGGCCAGCAGGCCCCGCGCGCGCCCACCGACGACCCGGCGTTCCGCCGGGTGCTGGGGCGCACGCGCACCGCGGCCCAACGGCAGGGGCACAACAGCGCCGCGCGAAAGAAGGCCGCCGAGGCGCAGGCCGCCGCGTCGGGACCGCCCAACGAGGTGGCCAGCCAGGCCAAGGCCGCGCAGGTGGGCAAGATGGCCGCGCAGGAGCCGCGTCCGTTCGACCGCGCGGGGTTCAAGGCGGCGCTCCTGGCCAAGGTGGCCCAGATCACCCCCAGCACCCAGAAGGACGCCGACGAGTTCAAGTCGCAGAACAAGGCCGCGTCCATCAAGGGCGCCGTCACCGGGCAGGTAAAGGAAAGCGGCGACGCGGCGCAGGGCCCCGTCAAGCAGGCGACGGAAGAAGCGCCCGACACCAGCGTGGCCACGCCCAAGGTGGTGCAGCCGCTTCCGCCCACCGAGGCCGGCGCCCCGCCCCCGCCGCTGGCCGCCGAGCAGGCCGCGCCCAAGCCCAGGGCCGAGTCCGAGGTTTCGCTGCAGGCGGAAAGCCGCGGGCTCGACGAGCAGATGTCCAGTGCCGGCGTTACCGACGAACAGCTGGAGAAATCAAACGAGCCCGAGTTCCAGGGGGCCCTGGGGGCCAAGAACGAGGCCAAGGCCCACGCCGAGGCCGCGCCCGCGGCCTACCGCGCCCAGGAGGGCGCCATCCTGGACGGCGCCCAGGCGCAGGCCCGCGACGCCGCCGCGGCGCAGACCGCCGGCATGCACGCCACCCGGCAGGACCAGCTGGGCCAGGTGGTGGGCGCACAGCAGGACACGCGCACCGACGACGAAAGGAAGCGCGCCGAGGTCTCGCAACACGTCGAAGAGATCTACGCGCGCACGAAGGAAAAGGCCGAGGCGCGGCTCACCGCGCTGGACACCGAAGTCGGCACGATCTTCGACCGCGGCGCCGAGGCGGCGCGCAAGGACTTCGAGGCGTACGTCGACGACCGGATGACGGACTACAAGATCCGCCGCTACCTGCTGATGCCCGGCGGGTCGCTGCTGTGGATCAAGGACCAGTTCCTGGACCTGCCCGACGAAGTCAACGTGTTCTACGTGGAGGGCCGCAACCGCTACATCGCCAGCATGGACGCCGTGATCGACGAGGTGTCCGTCGCGGTGGAGACCGGCCTGGCGCAGGCGCAGGCCATCATCACCGCCGGGCTGCAGGAGGTGCGCGAGTACGTCGACAGCCTTCCCGCCGACCTGCGCGGCGTGGGCGACCAGGCCGCGGACAGGATCCAGGAGAAGTTCGACGCGCTGCGGCAGACGGTGGACCAGAAGCGCGACCAGCTCATCGACTCGCTGGCGCAGAAGTACGTCGACAACCTGCAGAAGGTCGACGCGCGCATCAACGAGATGAAGGAGGCCAACAAGGGGCTGGTCACGAAGGCGAAGGAAGCGGTGCAGGGGGTGATCGACACGATCATCAACCTCAAGAACATGCTGATGGGGGTGCTGGCCCGCGCGGCCGGCGTGATCGACAAGATCATCCAGGACCCCATCGGCTTCGTGGGCAACCTGGTGGCGGGGGTCAACGCGGGGCTGTCGGCCTTCATGGGCAACATCGGCACGCACCTGCAGAAGGGGCTGATGGAGTGGCTGTTCGGCGCGCTGGCCCAGGCCGGCATCACCATGCCCGCGTCGTTCGACCTCAAGGGAATCCTCAGCCTCGTGCTGCAGGTGCTGGGGCTCACCTACGCCAACATCCGCGCCCGCGCCGTCGGCATCCTGGGCGAAGCGGTGGTGGCCCGGCTGGAGCAGGTGGCCGAGATCTTCAAGGTGCTGATCACCGAGGGCCCTGCCGGCTTGTGGAAGTGGATCCAGGACAAGCTGGCCGACCTGAAGACCACGGTGATCGAGGGGATCAAGAGCTTCGTGATCGAAAAGGTGATCACCGCGGGAATCACCTGGATCATCGGGCTGATGAACCCGGCCTCGGCCTTCGTCAAGGCGGCCAAGGCCATCTACGACATCGTGATGTTCTTCGTGAACCGCGGCTCGCAGATCATGTCGCTGGTGAACGCCGTGCTCGACAGCATGGAGGCCATCGCCAACGGCGCCATCGGCGGGATGGCGGCCAAGGTCGAGGCGGCCCTGGCCAAGGCCGTCCCCGTGGCCATCGGCTTCCTGGCCAGCCTGCTGGGGCTGGGCGACCTGGGCGACCGCATCAAGGCCATCATCCAGAAGATCCAGGCGCCGATCAACTCCGCCATCGACTGGGTGATCCACCAGGCGGTGAAGCTGGTGAAGGCGGTGGGCGGCCTGTTCGGCGGCAAGGGGAAGAAGGAGGACGACAAGAAGGACGAGACGGCGGACCCCGAGCACGACGCCAAGGTGGAGGTGGGGCTGGCCGCGGTGCGCGCCACCGAGGCCAAGCTGGTGAAGGACGACAACATCTCGCGCAAGGAGGCCGAGCAGGTGGCGGCCACCGTAAAGGCGCAGCACCCCATCTTCAAGAAGCTCGAGGTGGTGGATGGCGGGGACAAGTGGAGCTACCACTGGGAAGCCAGCCCCGGCGGCAACGTGCCCACGGGCGTGGGCAAGGCCGAGGCGGCGGGCGACATCATCTACGTCTCGGTGCTCAGCGCGCCGCCGCCGCACTCGCGCAGCGCCATCGGCGCCATGCCCGCGATCTCGCCGGGACTGAGCGCCGACTCGATGCACAAGAGCGCACCCAGGGTGTTCGAGCAGGAGGTTGGCGTTGCGCTGGCGGACGACCAGGGACTGCCGCACCCGCAGGCGTATACGCCCTCGGGAGCTTCGAAGAGGGACAACATGCCGGGGCTGACGAACACCACCACCCGGCTTCCCCCGGCCCCGGTACTGGCCCACGACCCAAAGGCCAACCTGGGAGGCGGGCGGAATTCCGACGACATGTACCGGCGTCCGGACTGGGTGCTGTTTTCCCCCAACGGACTGCCCCAGCTGGAGGTGTTCGAAGTCACCCTCGACGCGGCCTTCCGCATTCCCGAGGGTGGCCGCGACGCGAGCCCGGGGGCGCCGGCGCACAAGCGCGTACAGGTGGCGGCCACCGTCTTCGCCCTGGCCACCCGGTACCCGAACGTGCCGATCATCTACAACATCCGCGCGTCGAAGCCACCCTCGCCCGAGGCAAAAGCGCACCTCGAACGCGAGATCGCGCAGCTCAAGAAGGGGAACGTGGACGTGCAGATCATCTGGCGCATGGGATAA